From the genome of Candidatus Dormiibacterota bacterium, one region includes:
- a CDS encoding PqqD family protein, protein MRDETDLLLQPCLPSPDVVARRVAGEYLLVPVRNGAAQMDYIFTANEVGSAIFLLLDGSRDGRDIARLLSRDFAVDEERARMDVVEFLRDLCEAGLVRPARPAGAP, encoded by the coding sequence GTGAGGGACGAGACCGATCTCCTGCTGCAGCCGTGCCTCCCCTCCCCGGACGTCGTGGCGCGGCGGGTGGCGGGCGAGTATCTGCTGGTGCCGGTGCGCAACGGCGCTGCGCAGATGGATTACATCTTCACCGCGAACGAAGTAGGAAGCGCGATCTTCCTCCTGCTGGATGGCTCGCGCGACGGGCGGGACATCGCGCGGCTCCTGAGCCGGGACTTCGCGGTGGACGAGGAACGCGCGCGGATGGACGTGGTCGAGTTCCTGCGCGACCTGTGCGAGGCGGGGCTGGTTCGCCCCGCGCGGCCCGCGGGCGCACCATGA
- the leuS gene encoding leucine--tRNA ligase translates to MMLGEYRDHFDSIERKWQERWSRERVFEAPRVPSGREFYCLEMLPYPSGRLHMGHVRNYAIGDAVARFQGMRGREVLHPMGWDSFGLPAENAAIKHGIHPAKWTNENIANMRAQLLRLGLSYDWTREIAAHRPDYYRWNQWLFLKMFERGLAYRSRRFVNWCGSCRTVLANEQVENGRCWRCDSVVGRTELDQWFLKTTAYASELDAELDTMTGWPERVRAMQRNWIGRSEGTAVQFPILDAGGAPTAASLEIFTTRLDTIYGSTFCVVAPRHPVLGRIAGGGEARRRLDDFLRRIDARDVTRSRMEPEEKEGIDTGLRVRNPYNGETLPVWCANFVLMEYGTGAIMAVPAHDDRDYDFATRHGLPVRTVIVPDEGGAPAPAPRSAMVEDGILVDSGPYTGLASRAARSAMLRDGEAQGSAKGIVQYRLLDWGISRQRYWGTPIPIIYCERCGTVPVPVEDLPVVLPEDVPLTGEGGSPLARVRSFVETSCPRCDGAGRRETDTMDTFVDSSWYFFRYCDPRNDHAPFDPAIVNAWFPIDLYVGGITHATLHLIYCRFFAKVLRDLGLLKFGEPVQNLLCQGMVLKGGTAMSKSKGNIVDPDDMVRRYGADTTRLFTLFAAPPEKDLEWNEMGVEGCFRFLERVWRLLAPRAEDLALAPLPAEGDGAGDPRRARLRRRVHRTIERVTVDIERRLHLNTPVAALMELLNEIQDFSREITDDDLPCLKEAGLTMALLLQPFAPHISEEFWESLGGGGTAVRQAWPSASERWLKEDEVEIPVQVNGRLRGRLLIPSSLPETEVVARARQDVNVAFHLEGRTIRKTIYLQGRLLNIVVG, encoded by the coding sequence ATGATGCTGGGAGAGTACCGGGATCATTTCGATTCCATCGAGCGCAAGTGGCAGGAGCGCTGGAGCAGGGAGCGGGTCTTCGAGGCGCCGCGGGTCCCCTCAGGCCGGGAGTTCTACTGCCTGGAGATGCTTCCGTATCCGTCCGGACGTCTCCACATGGGACATGTCCGCAACTATGCGATCGGCGACGCGGTGGCCCGGTTTCAGGGGATGCGTGGCCGGGAGGTTCTTCACCCGATGGGGTGGGACTCGTTCGGTCTGCCCGCCGAGAACGCCGCCATCAAGCACGGCATCCACCCGGCGAAATGGACCAACGAAAACATCGCCAACATGCGCGCCCAGCTCCTGCGCCTGGGATTGTCCTACGACTGGACCCGCGAGATCGCGGCTCACCGGCCCGACTACTATCGATGGAACCAGTGGCTCTTCCTGAAGATGTTCGAGCGCGGCCTGGCCTATCGGAGCCGGCGCTTCGTGAACTGGTGTGGATCGTGCCGGACGGTGCTGGCGAACGAACAGGTGGAGAACGGCCGCTGCTGGCGCTGTGATTCGGTCGTCGGCCGCACCGAGCTCGATCAGTGGTTCCTGAAGACCACGGCCTACGCCTCCGAACTCGACGCCGAGCTGGACACGATGACCGGTTGGCCGGAGCGCGTGCGTGCGATGCAGCGCAACTGGATCGGCAGGAGCGAGGGGACGGCGGTCCAGTTCCCGATCCTCGACGCGGGCGGCGCGCCCACGGCCGCCAGTCTCGAGATCTTCACGACCCGCCTGGACACCATCTACGGATCGACGTTCTGCGTCGTGGCGCCGCGGCACCCCGTCCTCGGCAGGATTGCCGGGGGGGGCGAGGCGCGGCGGCGTCTGGACGACTTCCTGCGCCGGATCGACGCCCGCGACGTGACGCGCTCCCGCATGGAGCCGGAGGAGAAGGAAGGGATCGATACCGGTCTGCGCGTGCGGAACCCATATAACGGCGAGACGCTGCCAGTCTGGTGCGCCAACTTCGTCCTGATGGAGTACGGGACCGGGGCGATCATGGCCGTGCCGGCCCACGACGACCGCGACTACGACTTCGCGACCCGGCACGGCCTGCCGGTCCGCACCGTCATTGTCCCCGACGAGGGCGGCGCTCCGGCGCCCGCGCCGCGATCGGCGATGGTCGAGGACGGCATCCTGGTCGACTCGGGCCCCTACACCGGTCTGGCCTCGAGGGCTGCGAGGAGCGCCATGCTGCGCGACGGGGAAGCCCAAGGCTCCGCGAAAGGGATCGTGCAGTACCGCCTCCTGGACTGGGGCATCTCGCGGCAGAGGTACTGGGGAACGCCGATCCCCATCATCTACTGCGAGCGCTGCGGGACCGTGCCCGTGCCCGTCGAGGATCTCCCCGTCGTCCTGCCGGAAGACGTCCCACTGACAGGCGAGGGTGGATCGCCCCTGGCGCGCGTCAGGTCGTTCGTCGAAACGTCCTGTCCGCGCTGCGACGGCGCAGGACGGCGCGAGACCGACACCATGGACACGTTCGTCGATTCGTCCTGGTACTTCTTCCGGTACTGCGACCCCCGCAACGATCACGCGCCGTTCGACCCCGCGATCGTCAACGCGTGGTTCCCGATCGATCTCTACGTCGGCGGGATCACGCACGCCACGCTGCACCTCATCTATTGCCGGTTCTTCGCCAAGGTGCTGCGCGATCTGGGGCTCCTGAAGTTCGGCGAACCGGTCCAGAATCTCCTCTGCCAGGGGATGGTCCTCAAGGGCGGGACGGCGATGTCCAAATCCAAGGGGAACATCGTCGACCCCGACGACATGGTGCGCCGCTACGGCGCCGACACGACCCGGCTGTTCACGCTGTTCGCCGCCCCTCCCGAGAAGGACCTCGAGTGGAACGAGATGGGGGTAGAGGGCTGCTTCCGTTTCCTCGAAAGAGTCTGGCGCCTCCTGGCCCCCCGCGCCGAGGACCTGGCCCTCGCCCCCCTGCCCGCAGAGGGCGACGGCGCCGGCGATCCACGGCGCGCCCGGCTGCGCCGACGCGTTCACCGCACGATCGAGCGCGTCACCGTCGACATCGAGCGGCGTCTCCATCTGAACACACCGGTGGCCGCACTGATGGAGCTTCTGAACGAGATCCAGGACTTCTCCAGGGAGATCACCGACGACGATCTGCCCTGCCTCAAGGAGGCCGGTCTGACGATGGCCCTCCTCCTGCAGCCGTTCGCGCCCCACATCTCCGAGGAATTCTGGGAGAGCCTGGGCGGGGGGGGCACTGCCGTGCGCCAGGCGTGGCCTTCCGCCTCGGAACGCTGGCTCAAGGAGGACGAGGTCGAGATTCCGGTCCAGGTCAACGGCCGGCTGCGCGGGCGCCTGCTGATCCCCTCCTCTCTCCCGGAAACCGAAGTCGTGGCGCGCGCGCGGCAGGACGTCAATGTGGCGTTCCATCTCGAGGGGCGCACCATCCGCAAGACCATCTATCTGCAGGGCCGATTGCTGAATATCGTCGTAGGATAG
- a CDS encoding radical SAM protein: MSLPEISYGDFGARLSRAGGAARIPLSGSIEITFKCNLRCVHCYVPDYSGRGEMTTAEIKRILGEAADEGCLWMLLTGGEVLCRSDFPEIYMHAKRLGLLLTVFSNGTLIDERIADLLAEYPPFGIEFTLYGLSDETYLKTTGFPGRFTRVRRAIDLLLERGVALSLKAVAIEPLRGEIEKMAAFCDSLGVRFRYDAMVHGRLDGSLAPTQVRSSPDTVVEYDATDPERFAEWLKFYKQYVKPTRPSPYLMSCGAGVNSFHVTPQGMLLSCEALPLSGYDLRRGSFREGWYGVVGDIRERRAEAFNVCAACELKALCDRCPATALLETGSPDGWIPYYCEVTHRRAALLEDAIGDTQKAARYLAHAERVKTGWVPEGAILPRATGLPAGGAGCASGGACAASGCGRAAAVQTQPASLLQIERPPVHAGTSMEVDR, from the coding sequence ATGAGTCTTCCGGAGATCAGCTACGGCGATTTCGGGGCCCGGCTGTCGCGCGCGGGAGGCGCCGCCCGCATCCCGCTCTCCGGCTCGATCGAGATCACCTTCAAATGCAATCTGCGCTGCGTCCATTGCTACGTTCCCGACTACTCGGGCCGGGGCGAGATGACCACCGCGGAGATCAAGAGAATTCTCGGCGAGGCGGCGGACGAGGGTTGTCTGTGGATGCTTCTGACGGGGGGAGAGGTCCTCTGCCGCAGTGATTTTCCAGAGATCTACATGCACGCCAAGCGCCTGGGCCTTCTGTTGACGGTGTTCAGCAACGGTACCCTGATCGACGAGCGGATCGCCGATCTGCTCGCCGAGTATCCGCCGTTCGGGATCGAGTTCACGCTCTACGGACTGTCGGACGAGACCTATCTCAAGACGACCGGGTTCCCGGGACGATTCACGCGCGTGCGGCGGGCCATCGATCTCCTCCTGGAGCGCGGTGTGGCGCTCTCCCTCAAGGCGGTGGCGATCGAGCCTCTGCGGGGCGAGATCGAGAAGATGGCGGCCTTCTGCGATTCGCTCGGCGTCCGATTTCGGTACGACGCCATGGTGCACGGGAGACTGGATGGCTCGCTCGCGCCCACCCAGGTCCGATCGTCTCCGGATACCGTCGTGGAATACGACGCCACCGACCCCGAGCGCTTCGCGGAATGGCTGAAGTTCTACAAGCAATACGTCAAGCCGACCCGCCCCTCCCCCTATCTCATGTCGTGCGGCGCGGGCGTCAACAGCTTCCACGTCACCCCGCAGGGGATGCTCCTGTCCTGCGAGGCCCTGCCGCTTAGCGGCTACGACCTGCGCCGGGGGAGCTTCCGGGAGGGCTGGTACGGCGTCGTGGGCGACATCCGCGAGCGCCGGGCCGAAGCGTTCAATGTCTGCGCCGCCTGCGAGCTGAAGGCGTTGTGCGATCGCTGTCCCGCCACCGCCCTCCTCGAGACCGGCAGCCCGGACGGCTGGATACCCTATTACTGCGAAGTCACCCATCGCCGCGCGGCACTCCTCGAGGACGCCATCGGAGACACGCAGAAGGCGGCGCGCTACCTCGCCCACGCCGAGAGGGTGAAGACCGGCTGGGTCCCCGAGGGAGCGATCCTGCCGCGGGCAACGGGCCTCCCCGCAGGAGGCGCCGGCTGTGCATCCGGGGGCGCCTGCGCCGCCTCCGGCTGCGGCCGCGCCGCTGCGGTCCAGACACAGCCTGCGTCTCTTCTCCAAATCGAACGTCCCCCGGTCCACGCCGGGACATCCATGGAGGTCGACCGATGA
- a CDS encoding response regulator, with protein MTQILVVDDELAIREVLIEFLSEHGYEAEGAEDGQEALEMAKRLKPQVILLDIAMPGMNGIETLKRLRQASIGAAVIMISGHADQDQALMALDLGAFDFIQKPLDFRYLERTLLAKIVTLEPHDEGRTSKEADGERRRNTGQRNR; from the coding sequence ATGACCCAGATCCTGGTGGTGGACGACGAGCTCGCCATCCGCGAAGTGCTGATCGAGTTCCTGTCGGAGCACGGCTACGAGGCCGAAGGAGCCGAAGACGGTCAGGAGGCGCTCGAGATGGCGAAGCGTCTCAAGCCCCAGGTCATCCTGCTGGACATCGCCATGCCGGGGATGAACGGCATCGAAACGCTCAAGCGCCTCCGCCAGGCGTCGATCGGGGCGGCCGTCATCATGATCAGCGGACACGCCGATCAGGATCAGGCCCTCATGGCCCTCGATCTGGGCGCCTTCGACTTCATCCAGAAGCCGCTCGACTTCCGCTATCTCGAGCGGACTCTCCTCGCCAAGATCGTGACCCTCGAGCCGCACGACGAGGGTCGCACGTCCAAGGAGGCCGATGGTGAGCGCAGACGGAACACCGGACAGAGGAACCGCTAA
- a CDS encoding nucleotidyltransferase family protein: MNSLTSRDRVRIAEDMIPPRAGLPGILAAPVPHDEALQQALACLPAGDVPRLLDVIAYHRLDGLAHRAVSRLPQDSIDPWLRSSLKRRSQRLAAATLSQALALADVLEGLARASIPVAVMRGLRTVEAIYRDRSLRPFEDHDLLVLPEDRDSARAVLLRMGFEEQAWSFFRRGGVIVDLHVDPLGAHRRPSRHSVFPVHLRSLFSRATTGLVAGAPSLVFEPEDELLLLAIHLVKHSFDRLVRLADVAHFVHQRRGDLDWNLLFHRARSCRAARILGWTLRSLALLGVAVRAVDVPAIEDDGPVERFLMRRVLDSRPFPYTGEALMTLAAPSLRLRLLFLYDAFWPATERPQGAWRTAGALPRRVLDLAKERALQTAERRRT; this comes from the coding sequence ATGAACAGTCTCACCTCGCGGGACAGGGTGCGCATTGCGGAGGACATGATCCCCCCGCGCGCCGGCCTCCCGGGAATTCTGGCCGCCCCCGTTCCGCATGACGAGGCCCTGCAGCAGGCCCTCGCCTGCCTCCCTGCCGGCGACGTTCCGCGATTGCTGGATGTGATCGCCTATCACCGCCTCGACGGACTGGCGCATCGTGCCGTCTCGCGTCTGCCCCAGGACTCGATCGACCCGTGGCTGCGATCGAGCCTGAAACGGCGCTCGCAGCGCCTCGCGGCGGCGACGCTGTCCCAGGCCCTGGCGCTCGCCGACGTCCTGGAGGGTCTCGCACGGGCCTCGATCCCGGTCGCGGTCATGCGCGGGCTGCGCACGGTCGAAGCGATCTACCGCGATCGATCCCTCCGTCCGTTCGAGGACCACGATCTGCTCGTCCTCCCGGAGGATCGCGATTCAGCCCGGGCCGTCCTCCTGCGCATGGGATTCGAGGAGCAGGCCTGGAGTTTCTTCCGCCGCGGCGGGGTGATCGTCGATCTGCACGTCGATCCCCTGGGCGCGCATCGTCGTCCATCCAGGCATTCCGTGTTCCCCGTCCACTTACGCTCGCTGTTCTCCCGGGCGACGACGGGACTCGTGGCGGGGGCGCCGTCGCTGGTCTTCGAGCCCGAGGACGAGCTGCTTCTTCTGGCCATCCATCTCGTCAAGCATTCCTTCGACAGGCTGGTGCGCCTGGCGGACGTCGCCCATTTCGTCCACCAGAGGCGCGGAGATCTCGACTGGAATCTCCTGTTCCACCGCGCCCGATCGTGCCGCGCCGCCCGCATCCTCGGCTGGACACTCCGGTCCCTGGCACTTCTCGGCGTCGCCGTCCGAGCCGTGGACGTCCCCGCCATCGAGGACGACGGCCCCGTGGAGCGTTTCCTGATGCGGCGTGTCCTCGATTCGCGGCCGTTTCCCTACACCGGCGAGGCGCTGATGACCCTGGCCGCCCCCAGTCTTCGACTTCGGCTCCTGTTCTTGTACGACGCGTTCTGGCCTGCGACCGAACGGCCGCAGGGCGCCTGGCGGACGGCGGGGGCCCTGCCCCGCCGTGTTCTGGACCTGGCGAAAGAGCGTGCGCTCCAGACCGCCGAGAGGAGGAGAACGTGA